A genomic segment from Pseudosulfitobacter sp. DSM 107133 encodes:
- a CDS encoding putative PEP-binding protein, translating into MQNNPDTTLVTQTAPITAETHGGRAKCLQRLVRLDLPVPATVALSFGAVHNIASGHLPDIPGILSEFPSRALLCVRPSSQDPDWGGPGAVLNIGMNHDRHAELCESLGTLAATKIFLRFVQGYAVHVARLDPDMFDAIDGEGPEALAATLRAYEDETEEPFPADIGTQLAGVLKSMARAWEGTSARLLRMAKGAPADAGLGLVVQQMALGVGRGECGSGVLQLVDSDTGLEQITGRYLRQSQGRDALSPQAESIYITCDPRGPSLEELLPECFAELKSHAALMRARLREEMQVEFTVDNGALHILDGVRVTRSSQATVRIAVQLARDGIITREEALMRVEPRALNELLHRQIAADAPRDVLGQGIAASPGAATGRLVFSASEAQASAARSEPCILVRRETSPEDIRGMHAARGVMTERGGITSHAAVIGRGIGLPCVVGISDMKFNIANKTIQASDGRTLREGDVVTVDGTSGQVLLGAPDMHEAALDDAFQELMDWASEASDIGVRANADTPADAQTARNFNAQGIGLCRTEHMFFEPGRLTVMREMIFADSSQDRRASLERLLPMQRDDFTQLFRIMQGQPVCIRLFDPPLHEFLPTNRSGQRELAEALDLPLSTVMRRVEGLMEYNPMLGMRGVRLGITVPEIYEMQARAIFEATIDASKDGDPVVPEIMIPLVSAKREVELVRARVDAVAAAVRHERGAAFDYRLGVMVETPRAALRAAEIAPYCAFMSFGTNDLTQMTYGLSRDDAGRFMSTYVKQGVFPEDPFHTLDVDGVGELIAIGAERGRSASPNLVLSVCGEHGGNPESIAFVRQAGFDYVSCSPFRVPVARLAAAQLAIGHKTG; encoded by the coding sequence TCAGCTTTGGCGCTGTGCACAACATCGCTTCGGGCCACCTGCCTGATATTCCAGGCATTCTTTCCGAATTCCCTTCTCGCGCCCTGCTGTGCGTGCGCCCGTCCTCGCAAGATCCCGATTGGGGCGGTCCGGGGGCGGTGCTGAACATCGGCATGAACCACGACCGTCACGCCGAGCTGTGCGAAAGCCTTGGCACACTGGCGGCGACCAAGATTTTCCTGCGCTTCGTGCAGGGCTATGCGGTGCATGTCGCGCGGCTTGATCCCGATATGTTCGACGCCATCGACGGCGAAGGCCCCGAGGCGCTTGCCGCGACCCTGCGCGCCTATGAGGACGAGACCGAAGAGCCGTTTCCCGCAGACATCGGCACCCAACTGGCCGGTGTGCTGAAATCCATGGCCCGCGCGTGGGAGGGCACCTCGGCCCGCCTGTTGCGCATGGCCAAGGGCGCGCCTGCGGATGCGGGGCTGGGTCTGGTGGTGCAGCAGATGGCGCTGGGCGTCGGGCGTGGCGAATGCGGATCGGGCGTGTTGCAGCTGGTCGATTCTGATACCGGTCTGGAACAGATCACGGGCCGCTATCTGCGCCAAAGTCAGGGCCGCGACGCGCTCAGCCCGCAGGCCGAGAGCATCTATATCACCTGCGACCCGCGCGGCCCCTCGCTTGAGGAATTGCTGCCCGAGTGTTTTGCCGAGCTCAAATCCCACGCTGCCCTGATGCGCGCCCGTCTGCGCGAAGAGATGCAGGTGGAATTTACCGTTGATAACGGCGCTTTGCACATTCTCGACGGGGTGCGCGTGACCCGTTCATCGCAAGCGACAGTGCGGATTGCCGTGCAACTGGCGCGCGATGGTATCATCACCCGCGAAGAGGCGCTGATGCGGGTGGAACCGCGCGCGCTGAACGAATTGCTGCACCGCCAGATCGCCGCTGACGCGCCGCGTGACGTGTTGGGGCAGGGCATTGCCGCCAGCCCCGGTGCCGCCACCGGACGGCTGGTGTTCTCGGCCTCCGAAGCGCAGGCCAGCGCCGCGCGCTCGGAACCCTGCATTCTGGTGCGCCGCGAAACCTCGCCCGAGGACATTCGCGGCATGCATGCGGCCAGGGGTGTCATGACCGAACGCGGTGGTATCACCAGCCACGCCGCCGTCATCGGGCGCGGCATTGGTCTGCCCTGTGTCGTGGGCATTTCGGACATGAAATTCAATATCGCCAACAAGACGATTCAGGCCAGCGACGGCCGTACCCTGCGCGAAGGCGATGTGGTGACCGTTGACGGGACCTCGGGGCAGGTGCTGCTGGGCGCGCCCGACATGCACGAGGCCGCGCTGGACGACGCCTTTCAGGAACTGATGGACTGGGCCAGCGAGGCCAGCGATATCGGCGTGCGCGCCAATGCCGACACGCCCGCCGACGCCCAGACCGCGCGCAATTTCAATGCGCAGGGAATCGGGCTGTGCCGCACCGAACATATGTTCTTTGAACCGGGCCGCCTGACTGTCATGCGCGAGATGATCTTTGCCGATTCCTCGCAAGACCGGCGCGCTTCGCTGGAACGTCTGCTGCCGATGCAGCGCGACGACTTTACCCAGCTGTTCCGCATCATGCAGGGCCAGCCGGTGTGCATCCGTCTGTTCGATCCGCCCTTGCACGAATTCCTGCCCACCAACCGGTCGGGCCAGCGCGAACTGGCCGAGGCGCTGGATCTGCCTTTGTCCACTGTCATGCGTCGCGTCGAAGGGTTGATGGAATACAACCCCATGTTGGGCATGCGCGGTGTGCGTCTGGGCATCACAGTGCCGGAAATCTACGAGATGCAGGCCCGCGCGATTTTCGAGGCGACCATTGACGCCAGCAAGGACGGCGATCCGGTGGTGCCCGAGATCATGATCCCGCTGGTCAGCGCCAAACGCGAGGTTGAGCTGGTGCGCGCGCGCGTCGATGCTGTTGCCGCCGCAGTGCGTCATGAACGCGGCGCCGCTTTTGACTACCGGTTGGGCGTTATGGTGGAAACACCGCGCGCCGCGTTGCGGGCCGCCGAAATCGCGCCCTATTGTGCGTTCATGAGCTTTGGGACCAATGACCTGACGCAGATGACCTATGGCCTGTCGCGCGATGATGCGGGGCGGTTCATGTCGACCTATGTCAAACAGGGCGTCTTTCCCGAAGATCCGTTTCACACCCTGGATGTGGACGGCGTGGGCGAGCTGATTGCAATCGGGGCCGAGCGGGGCCGATCCGCCTCGCCCAATCTTGTTCTGTCGGTCTGCGGCGAACATGGCGGCAACCCCGAATCGATTGCATTCGTGCGTCAGGCCGGGTTT